A portion of the Deltaproteobacteria bacterium genome contains these proteins:
- a CDS encoding metallophosphoesterase, translated as MTDRFQSGAAPGAACPAGGGFLTLAHLSDLHATDVRLGSPRDLLSKRALGWLSWRHKRRKEHLQAVLEALLEDLRAHRPDHVAVTGDLTHLGLPGEIEAAVAWLERIGPPERVAIVPGNHDAYAGAAGAERWAPWRAYLGDGAGRQAPRPDPAGDPATAGFPWVRRIGSSLALLGVSSARPTAPLLATGVIGQAQRARLEQQLDELGAEGRTRVVLMHHPPIPAGQSRRRQLDDAEALRALLARAGAELILHGHTHESHLGELPGPHGAIPVIGVPSSSSIGKRPARRARYHLYRIEPRRDPAGAPACRLSWQVRGYDAGSGRFVAEDGPRAWTPGARSQPAGGEPASGPAGPP; from the coding sequence ATGACCGACCGCTTCCAGTCCGGGGCTGCGCCCGGAGCTGCCTGTCCCGCCGGAGGCGGCTTCCTCACGCTCGCCCATCTCTCGGATCTCCACGCGACCGATGTCCGTCTTGGATCCCCGCGGGATCTGCTGAGCAAGCGCGCGCTCGGCTGGCTCTCATGGCGCCACAAGCGGCGCAAGGAGCACCTCCAGGCGGTGCTCGAAGCCCTGCTCGAGGATCTCCGCGCGCACCGCCCGGACCACGTCGCCGTGACGGGCGACCTGACGCACCTGGGCCTCCCGGGGGAGATCGAGGCGGCCGTCGCCTGGCTCGAGCGAATCGGGCCGCCCGAGCGTGTGGCGATCGTGCCCGGCAACCACGACGCCTACGCCGGGGCCGCCGGTGCCGAGCGCTGGGCACCCTGGCGCGCCTACCTGGGCGACGGCGCGGGGCGACAGGCGCCGCGTCCGGACCCGGCCGGCGACCCGGCCACGGCGGGCTTTCCCTGGGTGCGCCGGATCGGCTCCTCGCTCGCGCTCCTCGGGGTCTCCTCGGCGCGGCCCACCGCGCCGCTGCTTGCCACCGGAGTGATCGGCCAGGCGCAGCGCGCCCGCCTCGAGCAGCAGCTCGACGAGCTCGGGGCCGAAGGACGTACCCGCGTCGTGCTGATGCACCATCCGCCGATCCCGGCGGGCCAGTCGCGCCGCCGCCAGCTCGACGACGCGGAGGCGTTGCGGGCCCTGCTCGCGCGGGCGGGCGCCGAGCTGATCCTGCACGGCCACACCCACGAGAGTCATCTCGGCGAGCTGCCCGGGCCCCACGGCGCGATCCCCGTGATCGGCGTCCCTTCGTCGTCGTCGATCGGGAAGCGTCCGGCGCGGCGTGCGCGCTACCACCTCTATCGCATCGAGCCCCGGCGCGACCCGGCCGGGGCGCCGGCGTGCCGGCTCTCCTGGCAGGTGCGGGGCTACGACGCCGGGAGCGGGCGATTCGTCGCGGAGGACGGCCCGCGGGCCTGGACGCCGGGCGCTCGATCGCAGCCGGCCGGCGGGGAGCCGGCGAGCGGGCCGGCCGGTCCGCCCTGA
- a CDS encoding nucleotidyltransferase family protein — protein MTDPGIARVLVLAGRRAGEGEMGLPTATKALVEVDGTPMIERVLACLREAVGTRPTFVSAGDAALLEATPVLRAWVAEGWLRHHASAGSPAASVHDFLVRESGGGAVLVTTADHPLLTPAMVRHFLGAADATGADVAVAVVEASLFRARFPRVRRTFIPLGDDAVTGANLFCFRTPRAAEAARFWVRAEVVRKRPWRMAALFGPVTLARFALGRLPLDAAVARVSAAMGVRAAAIRMPFAECAIDVDGAADLEAAARVLAARRTAS, from the coding sequence ATGACCGATCCGGGCATCGCGCGCGTCCTGGTGCTCGCCGGCCGGCGCGCGGGCGAGGGCGAGATGGGCCTGCCCACCGCCACCAAGGCGCTCGTCGAGGTCGACGGCACGCCGATGATCGAGCGCGTGCTCGCGTGCCTGCGCGAGGCGGTCGGCACGCGCCCCACCTTCGTGAGCGCCGGCGATGCGGCCCTGCTCGAGGCGACGCCGGTGCTGCGCGCCTGGGTGGCGGAGGGCTGGCTGCGCCACCACGCGAGCGCGGGCTCGCCCGCCGCGAGCGTCCACGACTTCCTCGTGCGCGAGTCCGGCGGCGGTGCCGTGCTCGTCACCACCGCGGATCACCCGCTGCTGACGCCCGCCATGGTGCGGCATTTCCTGGGGGCGGCCGACGCCACCGGCGCCGACGTCGCGGTGGCGGTGGTCGAGGCCTCCCTGTTCCGGGCCCGGTTTCCGCGCGTGCGCCGGACCTTCATCCCGCTCGGCGACGACGCCGTCACGGGGGCGAACCTCTTCTGCTTCCGGACGCCCCGCGCCGCCGAGGCGGCGCGCTTCTGGGTCCGCGCCGAGGTCGTCCGCAAGCGACCGTGGCGGATGGCCGCGCTCTTCGGCCCGGTCACTCTCGCGCGCTTCGCGCTCGGCCGCCTCCCGCTCGACGCCGCGGTGGCCCGTGTCTCGGCCGCGATGGGCGTGCGGGCCGCCGCGATCCGCATGCCCTTTGCCGAGTGCGCGATCGACGTCGACGGCGCCGCCGACCTCGAGGCCGCTGCCCGGGTCCTGGCCGCCCGGCGGACCGCGTCCTGA